NNNNNNNNNNNNNNNNNNNNNNNNNNNNNNNNNNNNNNNNNNNNNNNNNNNNNNNNNNNNNNNNNNNNNNNNNNNNNNNNNNNNNNNNNNNNNNNNNNNNNNNNNNNNNNNNNNNNNNNNNNNNNNNNNNNNNNNNNNNNNNNNNNNNNNNNNNNNNNNNNNNNGAATTACACATAAGCAAATCTAAGNNNNNNNNNNNNNNNNNNNNNNNNNNNNNNNNNNNNNNNNNNNNAGCTCACCCAACTATCCACCCAAAGGCTCACCCTTCCCACCCTCACCATTCCAAGCATTCCTAATTCCAACCACGCCCACCATTCCTCATTCCAGAATGGCCATCCCCATGATCTGGTCGATGTACGTGAACCAAGTACAAGGCCAGAAAGCTTACCTCCACCGCCTTGTACATGAGGAATTGGCTCTGTCTCTTCCCTACGACACGGAATTCCCGGCGCCGCTTTTCTCCTATTTCCACGTCGAGGCCAAGCTCTCTATGGGAGAGTTGCAAGAGTGagttttacttatttgttttattttatcttgtttacTTATGCTGATGTGAATATATTTGTCTTCTTTTAGTGATGGTGGTCTGTTCTTTATAATTTCAGGACTGAGGAGTTGCAGGAGTaacttcttttaccttttcttttttatctgttttgtatGTTCGGTACGGAGGAGTTGCAGGAGTAATTTTCATGAGGGAGGAGTTTTAgtcatgttttaattttattttatatgttcagGAATAAGGAATTGTTGCAGTAAGNNNNNNNNNNNNNNNNNNNNNNNNNNNNNNNNNNNNNNNNNNNNNNNNNNNNNNNNNNNNNNNNNNNNNNNNNNNNNNNNNNNNNNNNNNNNNNNNNNNNNNNNNNNNNNNNNNNNNNNNNNNNNNNNNNNNNNNNNNNNNATATCATATCCTTGTTTTGTTTCCGAGGCAGCGTTCAGTATGGTAGAATTTCGGGCTTTGATTCTCANNNNNNNNNNNNNNNNNNNNNNNNNNNNNNNNNNNNNNNNNNNNNNNNNNNNNNNNNNNNNATGCTGAGGCGAAATCCTTGTGCAAGGGACATGATANNNNNNNNNNNNNNNNNNNNNNNNNNNNNNCTTATTCTCCTCCGGTTTAGTTCTTTgcgtcattcattcatttattcgctGGTCTTATTCCATTAATTCTTGTTGAATTTGAATTAACGCTCATAAAAGGcgtttttattcatatgtttgttttgtctattcatttatatatatactttttgttgGTTGAAATGCNNNNNNNNNNNNNNNNNNNNNNNNNNNNNNNNNNNNNNNNNNNNNNNNNNNNNNNNNNNNNNNNNNCACACACATAATATCACTGGCTGTTGCATTTTTTCGTTAATATCACTATcgtggtcattatcattattatctgttatctgtgatatgattttttttctgatgtgtcTACATTTTCAATATTCATTGCCTActgatgtaatattattattgataccgtTATCACTGACATTAGTATTaactgtatttttattgttttttatatggcCNNNNNNNNNNNNNNNNNNNNNNNNNNNNNNNNNNNNNNNNNNNNNNNNNNNNNNNNNNNNNNNNNNNNNNNNNNNNNNNNNNNNNNNNNNNNNNNNNNNNNNNNNNNNNNNNNNNNNNNNNNNNNNNNNNNNNNNNNNNNNNNNNNNNNNNNNNNNNNNNNNNNNNNNNNNNNNNNNNNNNNNNNNNNNNNNNNNNNNNNNNNNNNNNNNNNNNNNNNNNNNNNNNNNNNNNNNNNNNNNNNNNNNNNNNNNNNNNNNNNNNNNNNNNNNNNNNNNNNNNNNNNNNNNNNNNNNNNNNNNNNNNNNNNNNNNNNNNNNNNNNNNNNNNNNNNNNNNNNNNNNNNNNNNNNNNNNTCCAGTTGAATTGANNNNNNNNNNNNNNNNNNNNNNNNNNNNNNNNNNNNNNNNNNNNNNNNNNNNNNNNNNNNNNNNNNNNNNNNNNNNNNNNNNNNNNNNNNNNNNNNNNNNNNNNNNNNNNNNNNNNNNNNNNNNNNNNNNNNNNNNNNNNNNNNNNNNNNNNNNAGTTTAAAAAAATACGGTTTGATATCTAAtttcagttaataaaaaaaaaaactaacgttAAAGTCTAATCCAAAATACTTACCAGAAAAATCTAAccgaaaaaaaatctcatcaaNNNNNNNNNNNNNNNNNNNNNNNNNNNNNNNNNNNNNNNNNNNNNNNAAAAATGTCAGTTTCCAGGTAGAAATTTTACGGGATGATGTCGTTATCTATTCTCTCGGGGTTGACTTCGACGAANNNNNNNNNNNNNNNNNNNNNNNNNNNNNNNNNNNNNNNNNNNNNNNNNNNNNNNNNNNNNNNNNNNNNNNNNNNNNNNNNNNNNNNNNNNNNNNNNNNNNNNNNNNNNNNNNNNNNNNNNNNNNNNNNNNNNNNNNNNNNNNNNNNNNNNNNNNNNNNNNNNNNNNNNNNNNNNNNNNNNNNNNNNNNNNNNNNNNNNNNNNNNNNNNNNNNNNNNNNNNNNNNNNNNNNNNNNNNNNNNNNNNNNNNNNNNNNNNNNNNNNNNNNNNNNNNNNNNNNNNNNNNNNNNNNNNNNNNNNNNNNNNNNNNNNNNNNNNNNNNNNNNNNNNNNNNNNNNNNNNNNNNNNNNNNNNNNNNNNNNNNNNNNNNNNNNNNNNNNNNNNNNNNNNNNNNNNNNNNNNNNNNNNNNNNNNNNNNNNNNNNNNNNNNNNNNNNNNNNNNNNNNNNNNNNNNNNNNNNNNNNNNNNNNNNNNNNNNNNNNNNNNNNNNNNNNNNNNNNNNNNNNNNNNNNNNNNNNNNNNNNNNNNNNNNNNNNNNNNNNNNNACGAATTCTGAAGGGAGATTCCGCCGTCAAGAACGCAGCCTTAAGGTAGGAAAGAAGTAGCTTTGTTGTAGGTAGTGAAACGCAGGCAACGCAGCGCGCAGCACGACGGAACGAATGCAAGCACATGCAACGACAAAACACGGAGAACACATCACTGCACAAATGAACctaaaaccaaccaaacaaagACAAACGACAAAACAGTACACAAGAGCaacaacacccaaccacacacaccgtCCAACcaaacccaccaccaacacacaccacaacgacacccccaccaaccaccacaacacaccaatacaccccacaccacacaccacccacacgcacatgccactacataaaattaaaaaatacaaatcaaaaaataataaatgacgatgatgatatgacACTATTAATCCTGTTTGCCCTATTACTAGCTTGCAAGAGACAAACTAAAcactactacataatacatatgtNNNNNNNNNNNNNNNNNNNNNNNNNNNNNNNNNNNNNNNNNNNNNNNNNNNNNNNNNNNNNNNNNNNNNNNNNNNNNNNNNNNNNNNNNNNNNNNNNNNNNNNNNNNNNNNNNNNTTTAATGATAATNNNNNNNNNNNNNNNNNNNNNNNNNNNNNNNNNNNNNNNNNNNNNNNNNNNNNNNNNNNNNACTGTTGCAGATCAACGTGCAAATCGCCGACGACTGCGCCTTCACCTCCCTGTGGCTAACGGAGATGGACGCCAGCATCCCTATGCCTTTGCCCACCAAGCATCACTGGTGCACGCAGGTAATGTCATTGTTGCGTTTGTTGCAGGTATGTTGCAGAACGCGGATAGGGTTGGGTGATTAGTTGGGTTGATTTGAAGTTAGAGGCCNNNNNNNNNNNNNNNNNNNNNNNNNNNNNNNNNNNNNNNNNNNNNNNNNGAATAAGTTAAAAAAAGATTGAtttgttgtatatgtttttttttttcgatttgtccAACATTTAATGTGGAATTATTgagattatatttatgtattacatCGACTAATTACCTTTTGTTTGNNNNNNNNNNNNNNNNNNNNNNNNNNNNNNNNNNNNNNNNNNNNNNNNNNNNNNNNNNNNNNNNNNNNNNNNNTGTTTNNNNNNNNNNNNNNNNNNNNNNNNNNNNNNNNNNNNNNNNNNNNNNNNNNNNNNNNNNNNNNNNNNGTGGAGGNNNNNNNNNNNNNNNNNNNNNNNNNNNNNNNNNNNNNNNNNNNNNNNNNNNNNNNNNNAATAATTTTGAAACCAAATTTTGAAGGAATACTGTCACTCATATTCTGTTTTCAACCCACANNNNNNNNNNNNNNNNNNNNNNNNNNNNNNNNNNNNNNNNNNNNNNNNNNNNNNNNNNNNNNNNNNNNNNNNNNNNNNNNNNNNNNNNNNNNNNNNNNNNNNNNNNNNNNNNNNNNNNNNNNNNNNNNNNNNNNNNNNNNNNNNNNNNNNNNNNNNNNNNNNNNNNNNNNNNNNNNNNNNNNNNNNNNNNNNNNNNNNNNNNNNNNNNNNNNNNNNNNNNNNNNNNNNNNNNNNNNNNNNNNNNNNNNNNNNNNNNNNNNNNNNNNNNNNNNNNNNNNNNNNNNNNNNNNNNNNNNNNNNNNNNNNNNNNNNNNNNNNNNNNNNNNNNNNNNNNNNNNNNNNNNNNNNNNNNNNNNNNNNNNNNNNNNNNNNNNNNNNNNNNNNNNNNNNNNNNNNNNNNNNNNNNACAGACTACCACCTAGCTAGCACCTTCAGCATCAGGCTCAGCCAAGAGGACCAAGGGACGCCAGATTCAGCAGAAGACGCCCAGAACGACTTTGAAGACGAAGCACACCAGGCTATTCAGCTCTTGGATTTTACAGTGTACGATGGCGTCATTATTCAGTGAATTCGTTGATTTTTTCGGTGTTTAGGGGTTTAACcattcttgatgtttttttttttttatgNNNNNNNNNNNNNNNNNNNNNNNNNNNNNNNNNNNNNNNNNNNNNNNNNNNNNNNNNNNNNNNNNNNNNNNNNNNNNNNNNNNNNNNNNNNNNNNNNNNNNNNNNNNNNNNNNNNNNNNNNNNNNNNNNNNNNNNNNNNNNNNNNNNNNNNNNNNNNNNNNNNNNNNNNNNNNNNNNNNNNNNNNNNNNNNNNNNNNNNNNNNNNNNNNNNNNNNNNNNNNNNNNNNNNNNNNNNNNNNNNNNNNNNNNNNNNNNNNNNNNNNNNNNNNNNNNNNNNNNNNNNNNNNNNNNNNNNNNNNNNNNNNNNNNNNNNNNNNNNNNNNNNNNNNNNNNNNNNNNNNNNNNNNNNNNNNNNNNNNNNNNNNNNNNNNNNNNNNNNNNNNNNNNNNNNNNNNNNNNNNNNNNNNNNNNNNNNNNNNNNNNNNNNNNNNNNNNNNNNNNNNNNNNNNNNNNNNNNNNNNNNNNNNNNNNNNNNNNNNNNNNNNNNNNNNNNNNNNNNNNNNNNNNNNNNNNNNNNNNNNNNNNNNNNNNNNNNNNNNNNNNNNNNNNNNNNNNNNNNNNNNNNNNNNNNNNNNNNNNNNNNNNNNNNNNNNNNNNNNNNNNNNNNNNNNNNNNNNNNNNNNNNNNNNNNNNNNNNNNNNNNNNNNNNNNNNNNNNNNNNNNNNNNNNNNNNNNNNNNNNNNNNNNNNNNNNNNNNNNNNNNNNNNNNNNNNNNNNNNNNNNNNNNNNNNNNNNNNNNNNNNNNNNNNNNNNNNNNNNNNNNNNNNNNNNNNNNNNNNNNNNNNNNNNNNNNNNNNNNNNNNNNNNNNNNNNNNNNNNNNNNNNNNNNNNNNNNNNNNNNNNNNNNNNNNNNNNNNNNNNNNNNNNNNNNNNNNNNNNNNNNNNNNNNNNNNNNNNNNNNNNNNNNNNNNNNTCATCTGTTTGTTataacccattttcttttctGGTAAATAAATTTTCCAATAACATTTACCTTTGTTTATCCACTTGCTTAAGtcgaaagatttttaaaaatattttgttccgtCAATTTACTCATATAANNNNNNNNNNNNNNNNNNNNNNNNNNNNNNNNNNNNNNNNNNNNNNNNNAGAAATTAGCATCTAAACTATTCATACATTCACTAAATGTTTGCAAAACATTGAGTGGTAAAAAAACACAACtaattaatcatatttattatacaaaattattaaatcTGTCTTTACAAATACCTAAGAGTAATAACAGTATTCCTTAAAGTACTTGAAAGGTATATAAAAGTAACTATAANNNNNNNNNNNNNNNNNNNNNNNNNNNNNNNNNNNNNNNNNNNNNNNNNNNNNNNNNNNNNNNNNNNNNNNNNNNNNNNNNNNNNNNNNNNNNNNNNNNNNNNNNNNNNNNNNNNNNNNNNNNNNNNNNNNNNNNNNNNNNNNNNNNNNNNNNNNNNNNNNNNNNNNNNNNNNNNNNNNNNNNNNNNNNNNNNNNNNNNNNNNNNNNNNNNNNNNNNNNNNNNNNNNNNNNNNNNNNNNNNNNNNNNNNNNNNNNNNNNNNNNNNNNNNNNNNNNNNNNNNNNNNNNNNNNNNNNNNNNNNNNNNNNNNNNNNNNNNNNNNNNNNNNNNNNNNNNNNNNNNNNNNNNNNNNNNNNNNNNNNNNNNNNNNNNNNNNNNNNNNNNNNNNNNNNNNNNNNNNNNNNNNNNNNNNNNNNNNNNNNNNNNNNNNNNNNNNNNNNNNNNNNNNNNNNNNNNNNNNNNNNNNNNNNNNNNNNNNNNNNNNNNNNNNNNNNNNNNNNNNNNNNNNNNNNNNNNNNNNNNNNNNNNNNNNNNNNNNNNNNNNNNNNNNNNNNNNNNNNNNNNNNNNNNNNNNNNNNNNNNNNNNNNNNNNNNNNNNNNNNNNNNNNNNNNNNNNNNNNNNNNNNNNNNNNNNNNNNNNNNNNNNNNNNNNNNNNNNNNNNNNNNNNNNNNNNNNNNNNNNNNNNNNNNNNNNNNNNNNNNNNNNNNNNNNNNNNNNNNNNNNNNNNNNNNNNNNNNNNNNNNNNNNNNNNNNNNNNNNNNNNNNNNNNNNNNNNNNNNNNNNNNNNNNNNNNNNNNNNNNNNNNNNNNNTATcttctacatacatatttaat
Above is a window of Penaeus monodon isolate SGIC_2016 chromosome 34, NSTDA_Pmon_1, whole genome shotgun sequence DNA encoding:
- the LOC119594860 gene encoding uncharacterized protein LOC119594860: MAKGDGVANSIEALISSMKQSFSGLSAKRDLWYENYSTMTQLTQSDTLQLEELLLVSKMAIPMIWSMYVNQVQGQKAYLHRLVHEELALSLPYDTEFPAPLFSYFHVEAKLSMGELQDFQVEILRDDVVIYSLGVDFDEINVQIADDCAFTSLWLTEMDASIPMPLPTKHHWCTQDYHLASTFSIRLSQEDQGTPDSAEDAQNDFEDEAHQAIQLLDFTVYDGVIIQ